A section of the Castanea sativa cultivar Marrone di Chiusa Pesio chromosome 12, ASM4071231v1 genome encodes:
- the LOC142621048 gene encoding uncharacterized protein LOC142621048: protein MENIQYAEELVREFLVFRGFTNTLQTFESELGTDIGKGFQVDKILDLIFSVYVPKFQAEKLVGLLSFFKKCFSSASETVLIATLSKLEVSILRYYIAHAIQSGRRDKVVDLFEMNGNEFLQRGKDWTAWFAIPYIKNPNLDPEFRIYFSKEWYEALRLSVRNFFSEIFNGTRLPALLKISAEKNTANRLRKDIKQLNIKLSQLQALLEEKEAQLGRLKCNASSLPDASTGQTKSSSSFMHEDPIIYREIHEACAPATPQLAETVLDQDFVTGPSQVQSELTTSKLFHDSTTSSNLDMGDGRTGDSSQMWQDGPCIENGREVHIEEEFPEVKVDFQETFLGHTSPISRCRFSASGNNIASASIDGTVRIWTYDSSTPASRNATIYCGAEIMSLDWECKSDRLLLIGTADGGIKAWNVDAKRVVCDLSTTEAFPSVLDLKCSPVEPIFVSAAASKGNGSSYNDNLGFASLTVWNMKTWKAVTVLPLGKDPPAITSLCFNHNGKILAASATDGMIHMFDMAAGLQITGWPAHDSAISSLLFGPDETSIFSLGSDGKIFEWSLQNQGQVLWSRNCSRFCDAESSKLCRHEMALDANGRRLLVTSGSVRAPIYQVRGQRNGLRTLPHTAAITTVDWHPTLPIFLTGSADNSVRVTSIL from the exons ATGGAGAACATTCAGTATGCTGAGGAACTTGTGAGGGAGTTTCTTGTCTTCAGAGGATTTACTAATACTCTGCAAACTTTTGAGAGTGAATTAGGCACAGATATTGGTAAAGGGTTTCAAGTGGATAAGATTTTAGACTTAATCTTCTCAGTATACGTACCCAAATTTCAGGCAGAAAAATTAGTTGGTCTCTTGAGCTTTTTCAAGAAGTGCTTTTCTTCAGCATCTGAAACTGTACTTATTGCTACTTTGTCTAAATTGGAGGTTTCAATTCTGCGATACTATATTGCCCATGCCATACAATCAGGGAGGAGGGACAAAGTTGTAGATTTGTTCGAGATGAATGGCAATGAATTTTTGCAGAGGGGCAAGGACTGGACAGCATGGTTTG CCATTCCGTATATAAAGAACCCAAACCTGGATCCTGAATTTCGTATTTATTTCTCAAAGGAATGGTATGAGGCCTTACGTCTTTCTGTGAGGAACTTCTTTAGTGAGATCTTCAATGGAA CACGCCTCCCTGCCCTATTAAAGATCAGTGCAGAGAAGAATACCGCCAACCGTCTCAGAAAGGATATAAAGCAACTCAATATTAAGTTGTCACAACTTCAAGCTTTACTGGAGGAAAAAGAAGCTCAATTAGGTCGGTTAAAGTG TAATGCTTCCTCACTACCGGATGCAAGCACAGGACAAACCAAAAGTTCATCAAGTTTTATGCATGAAGATCCTATTATATACAGGGAGATACATGAAGCCTGTGCTCCTGCTACTCCACAATTAGCTGAAACAGTGCTGGATCAAGATTTTGTTACTGGGCCTTCTCAAGTTCAATCTGAGCTTACCACATCCAAGTTGTTTCATGATTCAACCACTTCATCAAATCTTGATATGGGAGATGGTAGAACTGGTGATTCTAGTCAAATGTGGCAAGATGGCCCCTGTATTG AAAATGGCAGGGAAGTTCACATAGAAGAAGAATTTCCAGAAGTTAAAGTAGACTTTCAG GAGACATTTTTGGGTCACACAAGTCCAATCAGTCGGTGCCGCTTTTCTGCATCAGGGAACAATATAGCCAGTGCTTCTATAGATGGTACAGTAAG GATATGGACATATGACTCTTCAACTCCGGCATCAAGAAATGCGACCATTTATTGTGGGGCAGAGATCATGTCACTTGACTGGGAGTGTAAATCTGACCGCTTG CTTCTCATAGGCACAGCTGATGGGGGCATTAAAGCATGGAATGTTGATGCAAAGAGAGTTGTCTGCGATCTCAGCACAACTGAAGCATTTCCAAG TGTCTTGGATCTAAAGTGCAGCCCTGTAGAACCAATTTTTGTTTCTGCGGCAGCCTCCAAAGG GAATGGCTCAAGTTATAACGACAATTTAGGGTTTGCTTCCTTAACTGTCTGGAACATGAAAACCTGGAAGGCTGTG ACAGTCCTTCCTCTTGGTAAAGATCCACCTGCAATAACTTCCTTATGCTTCAATCACAATGGGAAGATTTTAGCAGCTTCTGCTACTGATGGAATGATTCACATGTTTG ACATGGCTGCTGGTCTACAAATTACTGGATGGCCTGCACATGATTCTGCGATAAGCTCTCTTCTTTTTGGGCCTGATGAGACAAGCATTTTTAGCTTGGGGTCAGATGGAAAG ATTTTTGAATGGAGCTTGCAAAACCAAGGTCAAGTCCTATGGTCAAGAAACTGTAGTAG GTTCTGTGATGCTGAGAGCTCAAAACTTTGCAGACATGAAATGGCGTTAGATGCTAACGGGAGGAGGCTACTGGTGACATCTGGTTCAGTAAGAGCACCTATATATCAG GTTCGTGGTCAGAGAAATGGGTTGAGAACTCTTCCACACACTGCTGCTATAACAACGGTTGATTGGCACCCGACTTTGCCCATCTTCTTGACTGGATCAGCTGATAACTCAGTTCGAGTAACGTCTATTCTATAA